Proteins encoded in a region of the Stieleria neptunia genome:
- a CDS encoding hybrid sensor histidine kinase/response regulator: MSVSDTKVEHLLVIDDNEAIHNDFQKIFAASPAHDDLMALDAELFGEESEPQAPSPSYALSFASQGRQGLQIVQQAKQRGVHFGAAFVDMRMPPGWDGVQTIQRLWEVDPDLQVVICTAFSDHSWNEIARRLGRTDKLLVLKKPFDEIEAVQLATSLCEKRRLLDDHRRSLSELTKTVASQQSKLESAHQNAEVLIDSISSILICLDRDRCVTRWNPHAENTFDIKADDAIGRALPELSIAWSDAAKLESLLRADSSQAPQHDEIQFVDRCGGKRTLDIRISPLCDAASAAMLVVATDVTRQRFIQAQLDQSRRLESVGQLAAGVAHEINTPMQYIGDNVRYVAKTIDRLSQLLDCLPAFVDQSVSDAELIELRHAIDGCDNARKVRTALEQVPDALVDSIDGVEAVSKIVAAMKELSHPGTGKKSQLCINHVLQSTIAVARNEWKYVAEIQTDLDDQLLPIDGLPSELNQAFLNIIINASHAIGERAERHELDKGVISICTRDLGDAVQVTISDNGGGIPAAIRKRVFEPFFTTKDVGKGTGQGLAIAHSVIVQKHRGKLWFDVDDEVGTTFTIQIPRCPQAAAVSESIGAMP; the protein is encoded by the coding sequence ATGAGCGTATCCGACACAAAGGTCGAACATCTGTTGGTGATCGACGACAACGAAGCGATCCACAACGACTTCCAAAAGATCTTTGCCGCGTCGCCTGCCCACGACGACTTGATGGCGTTGGACGCGGAGCTATTCGGCGAGGAATCGGAGCCCCAGGCCCCCTCACCAAGCTATGCGTTGAGTTTTGCCAGCCAAGGCCGGCAGGGACTCCAGATCGTCCAACAGGCCAAACAACGGGGCGTCCATTTTGGTGCCGCCTTCGTCGACATGCGCATGCCGCCGGGATGGGACGGCGTTCAAACCATTCAACGACTCTGGGAAGTCGACCCCGACTTGCAAGTCGTGATCTGCACCGCTTTTTCGGACCACAGTTGGAACGAAATTGCCCGACGCCTCGGTCGCACCGACAAACTGTTGGTCCTAAAAAAACCCTTTGATGAAATCGAAGCGGTTCAACTGGCGACGTCGCTTTGCGAAAAACGTCGGCTGTTGGATGACCATCGCCGGTCGTTGAGCGAGTTGACCAAGACGGTCGCGTCACAACAGTCAAAACTCGAGTCGGCCCACCAGAACGCCGAAGTGCTGATCGACTCGATCTCCAGCATCCTGATTTGTCTGGACCGCGACCGTTGTGTCACGCGGTGGAATCCGCATGCCGAAAACACATTCGACATCAAGGCCGACGACGCGATCGGACGCGCGCTGCCGGAGCTGTCCATTGCCTGGTCCGACGCCGCCAAGCTGGAAAGCCTGTTGCGAGCGGATTCATCACAGGCCCCCCAGCACGACGAGATCCAATTCGTTGACCGCTGCGGTGGAAAACGCACGCTGGACATTCGCATCTCTCCGCTGTGCGATGCCGCATCGGCCGCGATGTTGGTCGTCGCAACCGATGTCACCCGACAGCGATTCATCCAGGCACAACTGGACCAGTCACGGCGATTGGAGTCGGTCGGGCAACTGGCCGCCGGCGTCGCGCACGAAATCAATACGCCGATGCAGTACATCGGCGACAACGTCCGCTACGTCGCCAAAACCATCGATCGACTGTCCCAATTGCTCGATTGTCTGCCGGCCTTTGTCGATCAATCCGTCTCCGACGCGGAGTTGATCGAACTCCGCCATGCGATCGATGGATGCGACAACGCCCGCAAAGTCCGCACGGCGCTTGAGCAGGTTCCCGATGCCCTGGTCGATTCGATCGATGGTGTCGAAGCGGTTTCCAAGATCGTTGCGGCGATGAAAGAGTTGTCGCACCCGGGGACCGGCAAGAAAAGCCAGCTTTGCATCAACCACGTGTTGCAGTCGACGATCGCGGTCGCCCGGAACGAGTGGAAGTACGTCGCGGAGATCCAGACCGATCTCGACGATCAGCTGCTTCCCATCGACGGCTTACCGAGTGAATTGAATCAGGCCTTTCTGAACATCATCATCAACGCGTCGCACGCCATCGGCGAGCGTGCCGAACGCCACGAACTGGACAAGGGCGTGATCTCGATTTGCACCCGCGATCTCGGCGACGCCGTCCAGGTCACGATTTCGGACAACGGCGGAGGCATCCCGGCCGCGATCCGCAAACGAGTCTTCGAACCGTTCTTCACGACCAAGGACGTCGGCAAGGGAACCGGCCAAGGCTTGGCGATCGCCCATTCGGTCATCGTCCAAAAACACCGCGGCAAACTTTGGTTCGACGTCGACGACGAGGTCGGCACGACGTTCACGATCCAGATCCCCCGCTGCCCACAAGCGGCCGCCGTGAGCGAATCGATCGGAGCGATGCCATGA
- a CDS encoding response regulator: protein MKILLVDDEERAVRGVSRWIAGEIGQWEVVTAASGADALRLLESGDFNVIVSEMRMTGMDGAELLSLVEQRHPDVFRVVLSGQADRNTVLSAVQPMHQFLSKPCDLNVLIDVIKRAETFQATIASAAVLDAIGQANGLPSVPGIVSEINDALASENWNTQSIANIIKKDPLLSARILQVANSAIFALPHPVLDVVQGVSLVGAEVIQGLALSQAIQLRNVKDSALLSTNALFDHSFQVAVLAKTFSRHVLQGDDTCASVFSGALLHDIGKLILMDAFPDQYSKLLSIAATEHRPLWQLELDQLGASHQGVGAYLLALWGVPAAIVEIVASHHSFEVCSRRNLPCQVVYAANWLCHGGDEDLIERELESANHNEQATLFAQHLLSWKGDALEHADMASPTRNHR from the coding sequence ATGAAAATCCTGTTGGTTGATGACGAAGAACGTGCCGTCCGTGGCGTTTCGCGGTGGATCGCGGGCGAGATCGGGCAATGGGAGGTCGTCACTGCGGCCTCCGGCGCCGATGCACTGCGACTGTTGGAATCGGGCGATTTCAACGTGATCGTCAGCGAGATGCGAATGACAGGCATGGACGGCGCCGAATTGCTCAGCCTGGTCGAACAACGTCACCCCGATGTGTTCCGAGTCGTCTTGTCGGGCCAGGCGGACCGCAACACCGTGCTCAGTGCCGTCCAGCCGATGCACCAGTTTCTGTCCAAACCCTGCGATCTGAACGTCTTGATCGATGTCATCAAGCGAGCGGAGACCTTTCAAGCGACCATCGCCTCGGCGGCGGTCTTGGATGCGATCGGCCAAGCGAACGGATTGCCATCGGTTCCGGGAATCGTCAGCGAGATCAATGACGCCCTGGCGAGCGAAAATTGGAACACGCAATCGATCGCCAACATCATCAAGAAAGATCCGCTGCTGAGCGCCCGGATTCTGCAGGTCGCCAATTCGGCGATCTTCGCACTGCCACACCCAGTGTTGGACGTGGTGCAAGGCGTGTCGCTGGTCGGTGCCGAAGTGATCCAGGGTCTTGCCTTGTCCCAAGCGATTCAGTTACGCAACGTCAAAGACTCCGCGCTGCTGTCGACCAACGCCCTGTTTGATCATTCGTTTCAGGTTGCCGTCCTGGCGAAGACCTTTTCCCGACACGTCCTCCAGGGCGACGACACCTGCGCCTCGGTGTTCAGCGGTGCCTTGCTGCACGACATCGGAAAACTGATCCTCATGGATGCGTTCCCCGACCAATACTCCAAACTCCTGTCGATCGCCGCCACAGAACACCGCCCGTTGTGGCAACTGGAACTCGACCAACTCGGTGCGTCGCACCAAGGTGTCGGTGCGTACCTGCTGGCGCTCTGGGGCGTGCCGGCCGCGATCGTCGAAATCGTTGCGTCCCACCATAGTTTCGAGGTCTGTTCGCGACGCAACCTCCCCTGCCAAGTCGTCTACGCCGCCAATTGGCTGTGCCACGGCGGCGACGAAGACCTGATCGAGCGTGAACTGGAATCCGCAAATCACAACGAACAAGCCACTCTGTTTGCACAGCACTTGTTGAGCTGGAAGGGCGACGCACTTGAACACGCCGACATGGCATCACCAACAAGGAATCACCGATGA
- a CDS encoding HD domain-containing phosphohydrolase has product MSNQKILFVDDDEKLLGGIMRQQGDEFDLTTALGGEEALQLIERQGPFAVVVSDMRMPAMNGIELLKRIRERSPDTVRIMFTGFAELDSTIEAINEGHIFRFLAKPCSEKDLAAALKAGLRQHALIEAERELVEGTLHGSVKVLSEVLALVSPLAFGQSTRVRAIVDGILKRVPIEDQWQLEIAAMLSSLGCVTVPTDVLEAIFDGATVSADEEKQFAKHPKLAADLIKTIPRMEYVSKIIQLQNADHGMPSVDGVPVPIESRVLKLAIDFDLKERFCESPLHALNELRENRRAYEPEFFAALEDYVKRERNFKHVKLSVHEVVQGMVLAEDIRNQSGTLLMSKGHRLTGSAIRLLENYYKKKILSGPLKVIVRSEPDEVENAPPTTAGQTPEIPLPYVDVTFADS; this is encoded by the coding sequence ATGAGCAACCAAAAGATCCTGTTCGTTGACGACGATGAAAAACTGCTCGGCGGCATCATGCGCCAACAGGGTGATGAATTTGATCTGACCACCGCGCTCGGTGGCGAAGAAGCGCTTCAATTGATCGAACGACAAGGCCCCTTCGCCGTCGTCGTCTCGGACATGCGAATGCCGGCGATGAACGGCATCGAATTGCTCAAACGTATCCGCGAACGTTCACCCGACACCGTCCGAATCATGTTCACCGGATTCGCCGAACTCGATTCGACCATCGAGGCGATCAACGAAGGGCACATCTTTCGTTTTCTCGCCAAACCCTGCAGTGAGAAGGATCTGGCCGCAGCCCTCAAAGCCGGGCTCCGGCAACACGCCCTGATCGAGGCCGAACGCGAATTGGTCGAAGGCACGCTGCACGGAAGCGTCAAGGTTCTCAGTGAAGTGCTGGCGTTGGTCAGCCCGCTGGCGTTCGGCCAATCCACTCGCGTTCGCGCGATCGTCGACGGGATCTTGAAACGGGTGCCGATCGAAGACCAATGGCAACTGGAAATCGCCGCGATGCTGTCGTCACTCGGTTGTGTCACCGTCCCGACCGATGTGCTGGAAGCGATCTTTGACGGCGCGACCGTTTCGGCGGACGAAGAGAAACAGTTTGCCAAACACCCCAAACTGGCCGCCGACCTGATCAAGACGATTCCGCGGATGGAATACGTCTCCAAAATCATCCAGCTGCAAAATGCCGACCACGGCATGCCCTCGGTCGACGGCGTCCCGGTCCCGATCGAAAGCCGGGTCTTGAAACTGGCGATCGACTTTGACCTGAAAGAACGCTTTTGCGAAAGCCCGCTCCACGCACTCAACGAACTCAGAGAAAACCGACGCGCCTACGAGCCCGAGTTCTTCGCGGCGTTGGAGGACTACGTCAAACGCGAACGGAATTTCAAACATGTCAAACTGAGCGTCCATGAAGTCGTCCAGGGCATGGTGTTGGCCGAAGACATTCGCAACCAGAGCGGGACTCTGCTGATGAGCAAGGGCCATCGCTTGACCGGCTCGGCGATCCGTTTGCTGGAGAACTACTACAAGAAAAAAATCCTCAGCGGACCGCTCAAGGTCATCGTGCGAAGCGAACCGGACGAGGTCGAAAACGCCCCCCCCACGACCGCCGGACAGACGCCCGAAATCCCTCTGCCGTACGTGGACGTCACGTTCGCCGACAGCTGA